The genome window GACAAGCTGCGCCAGGCCCTGCGCGAGGACCCCAACCTGCTGGCAGCCTGGTCCGAACTGGCCTACCTGCACGAGCAGGCCAACGAATACCGTCAGGCCGAGGAAGCCTACCGCCGCATCCTGGACCTGGGCGAGGACGGCCCCGAAGTCTGGATCCGCCTCGTCCGTCTGGCCCTCAAGCAGAAGAATGAAGCCAAGGCTTTGCAGTTCATGGAGAAAGCTCCCAAGGAGCGCACGTTCCTGTTCGAGGCCATGGGGCTCTTCATCGACGAAGGCTACCAGGACGGCGCGGTCAAGGTGCTTGAGCGCATGGCCCAGGACCAGCCCGAAAGCGCCGACGTGATCTTCATCCAGGCCATGATGGCCGTGGAAAAGGAAAAGAACCTGGACCGGGCCTTCGACCTGCTCTCCAGGGTCCCCAAAAACAACGCGCTCTACGACAAGAGCCTCATCACCCGCATCCAGCTGGCCCTGGACACCAACCAGTTCGAGCGCGCCGCCCCCCTGGTGGCCGAAGGCAAGGCCGCCTTCCCCGACCGTGTGGAATTCTGGTTCCTGGAGGGCGTGTACTACGACAAGCAGGGCGACCTGAACAAGGCCGCGCAGGTTTACGCCGAAGTGCTGCGCAAATGGCCCGACGACGTCGAGGGCCTGTACCGCTACGGCGTGGCCCAGGAGCGGCTGAAGAACCGCGCCGAGGCCATGCGCGTCATGGAGCTGATCCTGTCCAAGGCCCCGGACAACGCGGACGCCCTGAACTTCGTGGGCTACGCCCTGGCCGAGGACGGACGCGAACTGGACCGCGCGGTGGAGCTCATCACGCGCGCGCTCAAGGTCAACCCGGACAGCCCCTACTACCTGGACTCCCTGGCCTGGGCGCACTTCAAGCGCGGCGAGATCAAGCAGGCCTGGGAGGAAATCCAGCGGGCCGTGACCAAGCCCATTGAAGACCCCACCATATGGGAACACTACGGCGACATCGCCAAGGCGCTGGGCAACAAGAAGGAAGCCGAGAAGGGATACCGCAAGGCCCTTGAGATGAACCATCCCAACAAGCAGGACCTTGAGCGCAGGCTGGAGGAACTGAAGTGATGGCTGCGAGCGCCCGGGCGAACGTCGCGGGGGCGTTGCGCGCAACTCTCTGCGCCCTGCTCCTGGCCACGCTCCCGCTTGCGGGCTGCGCTCCCAAGACCGGCGCGCCCGGCGCGCCGGACGCCTCGCAGGCCCAGGCCATGTGGACGTCCTTCGTGTCTGAGCCCGGCGAAAAGCCTGCGGCCTTTTCCATGAACGCGAGCCTCAGCATCCAGAGCCCGCAGAAGTCCGCGCGGCTGCTGGTGAAGTTCTGGGGAAACCTGGAGCGCCCCCTGCGCCTGGACCTGTCCACTGGCATGGGCCAGTCCTTCTCGTTGTGGAGGGAGGACTCCCTGGGCTGGCTGGCGGTCTACCCGCTTTCCAACCAGGCCTTCACCCACCCGGACACCAAGGCGGGCCTTTCGCGCCTGGGCATGCCCTTCCCGTTCACCCTGAAGGATCTGGCCTCCATATCCTCGGGGCGCTTCGGGCTGATCCTGCCATC of Fundidesulfovibrio putealis DSM 16056 contains these proteins:
- a CDS encoding tetratricopeptide repeat protein — encoded protein: MPTIARSVLLALALALAMSACAQKKNAPPADPSAKGLSPGAAADYYFLLYQELSRQGQPAQAVPVVEKLIELAPSPELYRDLANLHWGLGDPDKTRAVLQEGLARYPNEKVLHFYMANSYLLQRRFEEASDVLRGYLAAHPKDQTASQELGAVLVEAGRFQEALDLLGSVSKDRRTPAMAYYEAKAYAGLNKRKQALDKLRQALREDPNLLAAWSELAYLHEQANEYRQAEEAYRRILDLGEDGPEVWIRLVRLALKQKNEAKALQFMEKAPKERTFLFEAMGLFIDEGYQDGAVKVLERMAQDQPESADVIFIQAMMAVEKEKNLDRAFDLLSRVPKNNALYDKSLITRIQLALDTNQFERAAPLVAEGKAAFPDRVEFWFLEGVYYDKQGDLNKAAQVYAEVLRKWPDDVEGLYRYGVAQERLKNRAEAMRVMELILSKAPDNADALNFVGYALAEDGRELDRAVELITRALKVNPDSPYYLDSLAWAHFKRGEIKQAWEEIQRAVTKPIEDPTIWEHYGDIAKALGNKKEAEKGYRKALEMNHPNKQDLERRLEELK